The following nucleotide sequence is from Vanessa cardui chromosome 3, ilVanCard2.1, whole genome shotgun sequence.
ATTACTTGACCGACATCGGTGGACTTTTCGCCAAGTTACCTAATTTGGTATGGTTGAACATTTCTGATAATCGTCTAGAATGGTTCGACTACGCTATGATTCCGACTGGATTGCAGTGGTTGGACATTCACGCTAACAGAATTGCTGAACTTGGAAATTACTTTGAAATTGAATCGCAACTATCGCTTAGTACTTTCGACGCAAGTTCTAATAGGTTAACGGAGATAACTGGAAGTGCGATACCTAACTCGgttgaaatgttatatttaaacgaTAATTTGATTTCAAAAGTACAGTCGTACACATTTTTTAAGAAACCAAATTTGACGAGAGTTGACTTGTACGGAAACAAAATAACGAGTTTAGATCCTAACTCGTTAAGAATATCTGCCGTGCCACAGGATAAATCAGTGCCGGAGTTTTTTATTGGTGGAAACCCGCTAGAATGTGATTGTACAATGGAAtggttacaaaaaataaatactggaAACAGAGCTAGAACTCAACCTAAGTTAATGGATCTGGAtagtatatattgtaaattactTTACAATCGTGGCAATACGTACGTGCCTTTAGTTGAAGCCGCGCCACAccagtttttatgtaaatatgaattCCATTGTTTTGCCCTGTGTCATTGTTGTGACTTTGATGCCTGTGACTGTGAAATGACTTGCCCCAATAATTGCACCTGTTATCACGATCAATCATGGTCGGCTAATGTTGTGGAGTGTTCGAACGCTGGATATGTTAACATGCTGCCCGAAAGAATTCCGATGGAAGCTACACAATTATATTTGGAcggaaacaatataaaaatgctTCCGAGTCATGCATTTATTGGAAGAAAAAGgctaaagattttatatttaaattcatcaaACATAGAAACAATACATAACAGAACTTTTAATGGATTGAAAGAATTGGAAGTACTCCATCTCGATCACAATAGCTTATCAGCTGTCGAAGGCCAGGAATTTAACGGCCTTGAGAATTTACGGGAATTATAccttaataacaacaaaataaaatctattggtAAAGAGATGTTCAATCATATGGCAAGACTAAAAATATTGCACTTGCATCACAATAGACTGGTGACCTTATCAGTGTGGCAAATAAATGCAGCAGTTACAACTATTTCCTTATCATTTAACCCTTGGTCATGTGACTGTGAATACACAGAGATGTTCCGAGAATGGACCAAACGAGTAAGTTCAATAATAGATATATCGACCGTTAAATGCATTTACTCGAAAAGGAATATCACCGATTTAGAATTATACAACGAAAATATTTTCGACGAACCATATTCAGGTTTTAAAATTACTGAAGAAAATGGAACCATATGCACGGGATTGCCAAGTATAAACAACAGTATCAATGGCAATTTGACGGCTACGAAAACAATTATAACCAATGAAGTAGTCGACTACATACCTCTTCTTGTTGCAACACTGGGaccagttttaataatattaattattgtggtGACCGTATTCATATACAGACAACAAATGAGAGTGTGGTTTCATTCAAAGTTCGGTGTGAGATTGTTCTACAAAGCAAGTGATATAGACAGTGAAGATAGAGAAAAACTTTACGATGCGTTCGTGAGTTACAGTTCCAAAGACGAAGCATGGGTTACAGAGAAACTGGCACCGGTCTTGGAGCGTGGAGATCCTCCTTACAAATTATACTTACATTATCGCGATTTTCCAGTGGGCGGGTACATCGCCGATAATATTATACAGGCTGTGGAATCATCGCGTCGTACAATAATGGTGTTAAGTGAGAATTTTATAAAGTCCGAGTGGTGTCGTTTCGAATTTAAATCCGCACATCATCAAGTGTTAAGAGATAGACGAAAAAGACTAATTGTTGTTTTGTTAGGCAATGTGCCCAAAAAGGATCTCGACCCTGATATAAGACTCTACTTAAAAACTAATACGTGTGTTGAATGGAATGACAAATTATTCTGGGAGAAATTAAGATTTGCCTTGCCCGATGTACACGATAAGCAGAGATGTCGAGGAATGCCGAGCCCGGGAGCTGGTGCAGTTCCTATGCACCGGCATCATCATCCTAGGAACCACCTAGGTGCACTACCGCCCCCACCAGTGCATGGAGCTCATCCTGTGCTACCGCCCCATCCGTCCCATACGTCCCATCAAATCCCAGCGCGTGCATCGCCACGGAACCTCTCCGTCCATGTGTAGTGTTGTGTAAAAACTGATTCTGTGTATAAACTAAACCCAAGTGCGCAGTGACTGTTAAGTGAATTTGTGATGGCTAGTCGGTTATCGTATGTAATGTACATATATCTTTTATACTATAATAGTCGTagattataattgtaaatagcTTCAGTTCCAATCGCAATTAAAAATGTACCACAATAAGATCAAtcataaagttaaaatattagttgTTACTAAAGATTGGTATTATACTTGTAGAAATTATCAGGAGCCTGTTATAATGGCTACCATTTTTCGGGATATTTAGgtgacttattttataaataaacaaataactaaAAATGGCGATGTCGCCACAATCTGTGATAAATTAGTTATAGTTAGTTAGCATCTTTAGTTATTAATGTACATTTGTAATTTAGTCACAAGAAAAGAacgtatttattgtaaaaattcaaaaatggacTGTGTCAAAAAgtgataaagaaaataaaatatgatttttaaataaaacttagttTTCTTTTACgaatttacatttattgattaatacatagtataattttatattataatgataaacaaatgaatatcaaaTACAGACATAGCTATCGATATATTTCACTTAATTCAACTGTTTCTTTAAACTATGAACAAAAGTGAAGattcaaagtataaaacaaagacacaAGAAATCTTGTATGTTTTTCTAGACACATCTtgttttttgtacatttatattaatactttcaAAATAATTCAAGAAAATATTCAACTTCGAgagtattatttgaaattaatatgttatgcgacaaaattgaatataactggaggagataaaaaataaatcactgaTACCGTATTACGGTACATTAGCAAATAACAAGTAAACCCGCATAATTAAGACTATTTGTAAAACCGTAGtgacacaataaatatatacaatgaagTTGTTTCATGGAATTTAATAAACTCAGCCTAATTATTCAATGAGTTTGATATAGTTGAAGCAAAAACGTGACTTAGGCAAGGCGATAACTTTGTTGCTTATTATAACGAAATATTTCTTAGACAAAATTTATTAGCTtaggaaattaatactaaacaaacaaaatttacattCTACTTTAGTTCATTTTCTATGTTAGGTTATAACTAATTTTCTTTTGCGtggtaataaacaaaatgtccTCCAAGAGAttcctttatattataaagtataattatatcaattaaaaagaatatacatatattccaaaAATTGTAAGAAAGTCTGAATAGTGACTTCTAAGATATTCCTATTATATGAGTAAAGATTTGCTGTCCCGTTTGCACTTATTTAAGAATAACTGATTgcctattgttattattaaaataacatcatCTCTACATGATCGTCATAGCAAACTATTCTTAAAACGTAAtacgttgaaatatttttaaatttcgaattagtGAATATGTGTGTTATACAATCTATGCCAATATATGTACCATTGTATCAATGAGAGCGGCACTCATAAGACCTCTGCTCCACAAataggttgtttttttttccaagTTATATGGAACATTATCGATGCAaagaatattcaataataatttttttaagaacggTTCATAATCACTACTATACAGTCTACAATCAGCTGAAATgagatattatttcattttttaaatttgttgaaAACCTTGCtataattcttttaaaattacgttCACATTTAGAGTCAAAAATCTTGTcttgattcgaaatttaaaatattcttgctTAGAATTTTATGGATATATACGTCTGAAAATAACCTTTTCCATAGTAATCAGTATGACATCAGTAAATCTCACACTAAAACACTATAAAGAACCTAAATAGCCAAGTGGACTGCACACGTTGACCTTAAACTTTAAGCACCGCTGACATTTCACgtgttaaatttgtatttataatttaatctagTGCTCAGCAATTAAGGTAAACATCGTTAGTAAACCTGAATATATCCGATGAAATTCTACCTCCTGTATTTGCACAGCATTGCAGCAATGTGATCTAATAAGGGCCAAAGCTTTCctataagtaaaagtaataagtaattaatatacatgaCAACGATAGGCTGTTTTGGttcttaccaccattccacgGAGTCATGATTTGTGCAGCGACTATAAGTAATTTCAATTTGtgtataattagaaaaaataatgttaataattgttatgaaaacatagctattactttactatatagttttatgatttataaagGAGGGAATCATATATATTAGCTATTTGGTATCGTAAGGTTTATCACAAGGTTCGTAAGTGGGCTTAGTACATCTGCAATACTTTTggcatattcaaaatataatgtgtttctttttattagTATACCGAAAAAAATCGTTTCATCAATTTAGACGTGAAAATATTATGTGAACCGAAATGCCAACATAGAACATTAgctcatattatattcattatttcattccatttcaCAATTTTTAACGCATGATTTTGCATTGCTTTAAACctatattctattataattatttaattttaatatctaacATTCGCGCTTTCTCTACGAATATTatcaaatctaatttaaaatcctCCTATAATACAATAGCAAGCTCAGGAATAGTCTCGAGGTATACCGGATCATTTAACGATCGGCTACATAAACAAGCGTA
It contains:
- the LOC124543930 gene encoding toll-like receptor Tollo; this translates as MCPMWFTSALLALSAVLPAWSASLSATTGTRYQAPDECRWTTDDDDTGVALQCRLRTINSELENTNFSAIQPHLTARLRLECSDALFFQSSLAPGSFRQLIELRELTIEYCKIGNLSDSAFTGLRELRNLTIRTHNTDWSTMSLEITSTAFSRDVQNLERLDLSENNMLTFPEGALCSLRNLEYLNMTGNRMRDVSHFQFSTAHRHPTEKCGDNLLILDLSRNLIDTIPPGLLSGLRRLQKLYLQGNGLNSVADRALEGLISLTTIRFSDNQLTSLPPELFSDTKELKEIYLNNNTITVLAPGLFSDLFQLLVLDLSYNELTSDWINTSTFSGLKRLVFLDFSHNRVSKMEIALFRDLHNLQILKMQDNFIEHISENVFSSLANLHTLILSNNRLTNIESFAFMGLHVLSVLSIDSNRISKIHPHALRNCTSLQDLHINGNRLDEVPIALKEIPQLKTLDLGENLIVSIENASFMTMQQMYGLRLTENNIGNISKGVFDKMTSLKILNLSRNKIHKIEAGAFDGNVNLQAIRLDGNYLTDIGGLFAKLPNLVWLNISDNRLEWFDYAMIPTGLQWLDIHANRIAELGNYFEIESQLSLSTFDASSNRLTEITGSAIPNSVEMLYLNDNLISKVQSYTFFKKPNLTRVDLYGNKITSLDPNSLRISAVPQDKSVPEFFIGGNPLECDCTMEWLQKINTGNRARTQPKLMDLDSIYCKLLYNRGNTYVPLVEAAPHQFLCKYEFHCFALCHCCDFDACDCEMTCPNNCTCYHDQSWSANVVECSNAGYVNMLPERIPMEATQLYLDGNNIKMLPSHAFIGRKRLKILYLNSSNIETIHNRTFNGLKELEVLHLDHNSLSAVEGQEFNGLENLRELYLNNNKIKSIGKEMFNHMARLKILHLHHNRLVTLSVWQINAAVTTISLSFNPWSCDCEYTEMFREWTKRVSSIIDISTVKCIYSKRNITDLELYNENIFDEPYSGFKITEENGTICTGLPSINNSINGNLTATKTIITNEVVDYIPLLVATLGPVLIILIIVVTVFIYRQQMRVWFHSKFGVRLFYKASDIDSEDREKLYDAFVSYSSKDEAWVTEKLAPVLERGDPPYKLYLHYRDFPVGGYIADNIIQAVESSRRTIMVLSENFIKSEWCRFEFKSAHHQVLRDRRKRLIVVLLGNVPKKDLDPDIRLYLKTNTCVEWNDKLFWEKLRFALPDVHDKQRCRGMPSPGAGAVPMHRHHHPRNHLGALPPPPVHGAHPVLPPHPSHTSHQIPARASPRNLSVHV